The following are encoded in a window of Mycobacteroides chelonae CCUG 47445 genomic DNA:
- a CDS encoding cystathionine gamma-synthase, whose amino-acid sequence MSEQRSAADASRWQGFSTRAIHGGFHADPQTGAVNVPIYASSTFAQDGVGQLRGGFEYARTGNPTRAVLEASLAALEDAHFGRAFASGMAATDCVLRALLRPGDHLIIPNDAYGGTFRLIDKVFSQWGISHTPVPVADVDAIRTAITPQTKLIWLETPTNPLLSIADIAAVAQVAAEYSVKLLVDNTFASPALQQPLNLGADIALHSTTKYIGGHSDVVGGALLTNDEELDTAFAFLQNGSGAVPGPFDAYLTYRGIKTLALRMQRHSENAQTVAEFLAGHPAVANTIYPGLDRHPGHAVAAKQMRGFGGMISVRLAGGRQAALDLCSRTELFILAESLGGVESLIEHPGAMTHASTAGSLLEVPEDLVRLSVGIEEVGDLIGDLEQALR is encoded by the coding sequence ATGAGTGAGCAGCGCAGCGCCGCCGACGCGTCTCGGTGGCAAGGGTTTTCCACACGGGCCATCCATGGCGGTTTCCATGCCGATCCGCAGACCGGTGCGGTCAACGTGCCGATCTATGCCAGCTCGACCTTCGCCCAGGATGGCGTCGGCCAGCTGCGCGGTGGATTCGAGTACGCGCGTACCGGCAACCCCACTCGAGCGGTTCTTGAAGCCTCGCTGGCCGCATTGGAGGACGCCCACTTCGGCAGGGCGTTCGCATCGGGTATGGCGGCCACCGACTGCGTGCTGCGCGCGTTGTTGCGCCCCGGCGATCACCTGATCATCCCCAACGACGCCTATGGCGGCACCTTCCGGCTGATCGACAAGGTGTTCTCGCAGTGGGGAATTAGCCACACACCTGTTCCGGTGGCCGATGTCGACGCCATTCGCACCGCCATCACCCCCCAGACCAAGCTGATCTGGCTGGAGACACCCACCAATCCGCTGCTGAGCATCGCCGATATCGCGGCCGTGGCCCAGGTGGCTGCCGAGTATTCCGTGAAGCTCTTGGTGGACAACACCTTCGCATCGCCCGCGCTGCAGCAGCCGCTGAATCTGGGTGCCGATATCGCGTTGCATTCCACCACCAAATACATTGGCGGACACTCCGATGTGGTGGGCGGCGCCCTGCTCACCAACGACGAGGAATTGGATACCGCGTTCGCCTTCCTGCAGAACGGGTCGGGCGCTGTACCGGGCCCGTTCGATGCCTACCTCACCTATCGGGGTATCAAGACATTGGCGTTGCGCATGCAGCGGCACAGTGAGAATGCTCAGACGGTCGCCGAGTTCTTGGCGGGGCACCCCGCGGTCGCCAACACCATCTACCCGGGCCTGGACCGTCATCCCGGACATGCGGTGGCGGCCAAGCAGATGCGCGGATTCGGCGGCATGATCAGCGTGCGCCTCGCCGGAGGACGTCAGGCCGCGCTCGATTTGTGCTCGCGAACAGAGCTTTTCATTCTCGCTGAATCCTTGGGCGGCGTGGAGTCGCTGATCGAGCATCCGGGCGCGATGACGCACGCGTCGACCGCCGGATCGCTGCTGGAGGTACCCGAGGACTTGGTGCGGTTGTCCGTGGGTATCGAAGAGGTCGGCGACTTGATCGGAGATCTCGAACAAGCCTTGCGCTAG
- the purT gene encoding formate-dependent phosphoribosylglycinamide formyltransferase, with amino-acid sequence MTTIGTPLSPRATRVMLLGAGELGREVLIALQRLGVETIAVDRYENAPGHQIAHHARVISMTDPEQLRTLIEAEKPDLVVPEIEAIATATLEALEAEGTVRVIPTARAARLTMDREGIRRLAAETLGLPTSPYQFCDSLAELQAAIDGGIGYPCVVKPLMSSSGKGQSKLDGPADVEKAWDYAMAGSRVTNNRVIVEGFVDFDYEITQLTVRALGDSGEIETSFCAPIGHRQANGDYVESWQPHPMSDEALRSAQHIARAVTENLGGQGIFGVELFVKGDQVYFSEVSPRPHDTGMVTMITQWQNEFELHARAILGLPVDTSLKTPGASAVIYGGVDAEGVVFDGLEAALAVPRTDLRLFGKPESFVTRRMGVALAYDPDVETARRNAAEAAGRVRVSQ; translated from the coding sequence ATGACCACTATCGGAACTCCCCTGTCACCGCGCGCGACGCGGGTCATGCTGCTCGGCGCCGGCGAGCTCGGCCGTGAGGTGCTGATCGCCCTGCAACGCCTGGGCGTCGAGACCATTGCCGTCGACCGCTACGAGAACGCCCCCGGGCACCAGATCGCTCACCACGCGCGCGTCATCTCGATGACCGACCCCGAGCAGCTGCGCACCCTGATCGAGGCGGAGAAGCCCGATCTGGTGGTCCCCGAGATCGAGGCGATCGCCACCGCCACCCTGGAAGCCCTGGAGGCCGAGGGCACGGTACGGGTAATCCCCACCGCCCGCGCTGCCCGGCTCACCATGGACCGCGAGGGCATCCGGCGCCTGGCCGCCGAGACACTCGGATTACCCACCAGCCCTTACCAATTCTGCGACTCACTGGCCGAGCTGCAGGCCGCGATCGACGGCGGTATCGGGTACCCGTGCGTCGTCAAGCCGCTGATGAGCAGCTCCGGCAAGGGGCAGAGCAAGCTCGACGGACCGGCCGATGTCGAGAAGGCCTGGGATTACGCGATGGCGGGCAGCCGGGTAACCAACAACCGCGTGATCGTCGAGGGATTCGTCGACTTCGATTATGAGATCACGCAGTTGACGGTCAGGGCGCTGGGAGACAGCGGAGAGATCGAGACCAGCTTCTGCGCGCCGATCGGGCACCGGCAGGCCAACGGTGACTACGTCGAGAGCTGGCAGCCGCACCCCATGTCGGATGAAGCCCTGCGGAGTGCACAGCACATCGCACGTGCTGTCACCGAAAACCTGGGTGGGCAGGGAATTTTCGGCGTCGAACTGTTCGTCAAGGGCGACCAGGTGTACTTCAGCGAAGTGAGCCCCCGCCCGCACGACACGGGCATGGTCACCATGATCACGCAGTGGCAGAACGAGTTCGAACTGCACGCGCGCGCCATCCTCGGGCTTCCCGTCGACACGTCGTTGAAGACCCCGGGTGCCAGCGCGGTGATCTATGGCGGGGTCGACGCGGAAGGTGTCGTGTTCGATGGGCTCGAGGCCGCCCTGGCCGTGCCGCGCACCGATCTGCGGTTGTTCGGGAAGCCGGAGAGTTTCGTCACCCGCCGTATGGGAGTGGCCCTGGCCTACGACCCGGACGTGGAGACCGCGCGGCGCAATGCCGCCGAGGCCGCGGGCAGGGTCCGCGTTTCTCAGTGA
- the ilvA gene encoding threonine ammonia-lyase, with translation MVAFRALSERCGHEVRLKCENLQRTGSFKPRGAYNRISLLPDDQRVNGVVAASAGNHAQGVAWAATTLGIPSTVFMPVGAALPKIVATRAYGATVHLTGTTIDEALLAATEFAAETGAVLIHPFDHRDVVAGQATVGLEILEQLPDVGTIVVPAGGGGLVAGIAAVVKAARPEVRIIAVQAAGAAAWPVSLQAGHPVALESMETMADGIAVGKPGAVPFEHVAALVDDVVTVSEEALSRGLLLCLERAKLVVEPAGAAAVAALLTLSAEELDLRGPVCAVLSGGNIDPLLLTHVITHGLRAAGRYLTVRVTVADAPGGLSGLLDVFRGSGASVVDVTHWRNSERLRLGEVDVLATVETRGPEHRQAVLDAIVAAGLTVEEER, from the coding sequence GTGGTGGCTTTTCGGGCGCTCAGTGAACGCTGCGGTCACGAGGTACGGCTCAAATGCGAAAACCTGCAACGCACAGGATCTTTCAAACCGCGTGGCGCCTACAACCGGATCAGCCTGCTGCCCGACGACCAGCGGGTGAACGGTGTGGTGGCCGCCAGCGCGGGTAACCACGCCCAGGGTGTGGCCTGGGCCGCGACCACGCTTGGCATCCCGTCCACGGTGTTCATGCCGGTAGGGGCCGCGCTGCCCAAGATCGTCGCCACCCGCGCCTACGGCGCCACGGTGCACCTCACCGGCACGACCATCGACGAGGCGCTGTTGGCCGCGACGGAGTTCGCGGCGGAGACCGGTGCGGTACTCATCCACCCCTTCGACCATCGGGACGTCGTGGCCGGGCAGGCCACCGTTGGGCTGGAGATTCTGGAGCAGCTTCCGGATGTGGGCACCATCGTGGTGCCCGCGGGCGGCGGCGGGCTGGTCGCGGGTATCGCCGCGGTGGTCAAAGCGGCCCGGCCCGAGGTGCGGATCATCGCGGTACAGGCCGCGGGTGCGGCCGCCTGGCCGGTGTCGCTGCAAGCCGGGCATCCGGTGGCGCTGGAATCCATGGAGACCATGGCGGACGGCATCGCGGTAGGCAAGCCAGGGGCGGTGCCGTTCGAGCATGTGGCCGCGCTGGTCGACGACGTGGTCACGGTCAGTGAGGAGGCGCTCTCACGCGGGCTGCTGCTGTGCCTGGAGCGGGCCAAGCTGGTGGTGGAGCCGGCCGGCGCGGCCGCGGTGGCGGCACTGCTCACGTTGTCCGCCGAGGAGCTGGACCTGCGCGGCCCGGTATGCGCGGTGCTCTCGGGCGGAAACATCGATCCGCTGCTGCTCACCCACGTCATCACCCACGGTCTGCGGGCGGCCGGACGTTATCTGACGGTGCGTGTGACCGTCGCGGACGCGCCGGGTGGTCTGTCGGGTCTTCTCGACGTGTTCCGGGGGTCAGGGGCCAGCGTCGTCGACGTGACCCACTGGCGTAATAGCGAGCGTCTGCGTCTCGGTGAGGTGGATGTGCTGGCGACCGTCGAAACCAGGGGCCCAGAACACCGTCAGGCCGTTCTCGACGCCATCGTCGCGGCCGGGCTGACCGTCGAGGAAGAGCGGTAG
- a CDS encoding RDD family protein: protein MTEVPPPLPQDPGGYPPPPPAAGAPGLPGGNFEIWLRRVGAYIIDVIPVALLSGIGGGIAGGTATTADCISDSYGDPMTGGMSYISCQPEYTGVGWAAYILFTLAAIAFAVWNWGLKQGTTGSSIGKGLLGIRVLGEATGQPIGFGMSVVRQIAHFLDAVICYIGFLLPLFTAKRQTIADMLVKTVVVPK from the coding sequence GTGACTGAAGTTCCACCACCCTTGCCGCAGGATCCGGGCGGTTACCCGCCGCCTCCGCCGGCAGCCGGTGCACCAGGTCTACCGGGCGGCAATTTCGAAATCTGGCTCCGGCGTGTCGGTGCCTACATCATCGACGTCATTCCGGTGGCTCTGCTGAGCGGTATCGGCGGCGGAATCGCGGGCGGAACCGCTACGACCGCTGATTGCATCAGCGACTCCTACGGCGACCCCATGACCGGCGGAATGAGCTACATCAGCTGCCAGCCGGAGTACACCGGCGTGGGCTGGGCCGCCTACATTCTGTTCACCCTCGCGGCGATCGCGTTCGCGGTGTGGAACTGGGGCCTGAAGCAGGGCACCACCGGATCGAGCATCGGCAAGGGCCTGCTCGGTATCCGGGTACTGGGTGAGGCGACCGGCCAGCCGATCGGATTCGGCATGTCCGTCGTCCGTCAGATCGCGCACTTCTTGGACGCGGTCATCTGTTACATCGGCTTCCTGCTGCCGTTGTTCACGGCCAAACGGCAGACGATCGCCGACATGCTAGTGAAGACCGTAGTCGTTCCCAAGTAG
- a CDS encoding GOLPH3/VPS74 family protein, producing MPQIAEDLLLLLLNNASGRPLLDKDRRTQALAAAIILDLALAQRVRPATHGEPGKAGDLLVLQAPDIGDPVLDRAVHRLRRRPMSPTEAITKVGRGVNSQMLHRLEITGDIHTVRMGSRLFPEKYWPVTNNERANAVRQGVTDVLFHYAPPAPSTAAIIAVLHGVNGFDAILSLDPVGKQQVSRWSQTIADGGWAAQVRDNRGPAVNLAVTGAVISAALHSMN from the coding sequence ATGCCACAGATTGCGGAGGACCTCCTGCTTCTGTTGCTGAACAATGCCTCCGGACGGCCGCTGCTGGACAAGGATCGGCGTACGCAGGCGCTCGCCGCCGCGATCATTCTGGATCTTGCTCTGGCACAACGCGTCCGGCCGGCCACCCACGGTGAACCGGGGAAGGCCGGCGATCTGCTGGTGCTACAGGCGCCCGATATCGGGGATCCCGTGCTCGACAGGGCGGTGCACCGGCTGCGACGACGGCCGATGAGCCCGACCGAGGCGATCACCAAGGTTGGTCGCGGCGTCAACTCCCAGATGCTGCACAGGCTGGAGATCACCGGGGATATCCACACGGTTCGCATGGGCAGCCGGCTCTTCCCGGAGAAGTACTGGCCGGTGACCAACAACGAGCGTGCGAACGCGGTGCGACAGGGCGTCACGGATGTGTTGTTCCACTATGCCCCGCCCGCTCCCAGCACGGCCGCGATCATCGCAGTACTGCACGGGGTCAACGGATTCGACGCGATACTGAGCCTGGATCCCGTCGGCAAGCAGCAGGTGTCCCGGTGGTCGCAGACCATCGCCGACGGCGGCTGGGCGGCCCAGGTTCGTGACAATCGCGGCCCGGCGGTCAATCTCGCCGTGACCGGCGCGGTGATCTCCGCGGCCCTGCACTCGATGAACTAG
- a CDS encoding acetyl-CoA C-acetyltransferase: MPEAVIVSLARSPIGRAGKGSLVSMRPDDLAAQMVRAALDKVPALDPKDIDDLMLGCGQPGGEAGFNIGRAVAVQLGYDFLPGTTVNRYCSSSLQTTRMALHAIKAGEGHAFISAGVETVSRFPKGTSDGWPDSHNPLYADAEARTATAAQGATEWHDPRNDSLTPDVYIAMGQTAENVALHTGISREDQDHWGVRSQNRAEKAIADGFFEREITPVTLADGTVVSKDDGPRAGTTYEAISQLKPVFRPNGTITAGNACPLNDGAAALVILSDTRAKELGLTPLARVVSTGVSGLSPEIMGLGPIEATKRALANAGKTIGDIDLFEINEAFAVQVLGSARELGIDEDKLNVSGGAIALGHPFGMTGARITATLLNNLTTYDKTFGVETMCVGGGQGMAMVIERLA, encoded by the coding sequence ATGCCCGAAGCCGTGATCGTTTCCCTCGCTCGCTCCCCGATCGGGCGCGCAGGCAAGGGCTCGTTGGTGAGCATGCGGCCGGATGACCTGGCCGCGCAGATGGTGCGCGCCGCGCTCGACAAGGTGCCCGCACTGGATCCCAAGGACATCGACGACCTGATGCTGGGCTGCGGTCAGCCCGGTGGCGAGGCCGGTTTCAACATCGGTCGCGCCGTAGCGGTGCAGTTGGGCTACGACTTCCTGCCCGGTACCACGGTCAACCGCTACTGCTCGTCCTCGCTGCAGACCACCCGTATGGCATTGCATGCCATCAAGGCCGGTGAAGGCCACGCCTTCATTTCTGCTGGCGTGGAGACGGTTTCACGTTTCCCGAAGGGCACCTCCGACGGCTGGCCGGACAGCCACAACCCGCTGTACGCCGATGCCGAGGCTCGCACCGCCACTGCCGCGCAGGGTGCCACCGAATGGCATGACCCGCGTAACGACAGCCTGACCCCCGATGTCTACATCGCGATGGGCCAGACCGCCGAGAACGTGGCGCTGCACACCGGCATCAGCCGCGAGGACCAGGACCACTGGGGCGTGCGCAGCCAGAACCGGGCCGAAAAGGCCATCGCCGACGGCTTTTTCGAGCGTGAGATCACCCCGGTGACCCTGGCCGACGGCACCGTGGTGTCCAAGGACGACGGCCCGCGTGCCGGCACCACCTACGAGGCGATCAGCCAGCTGAAGCCGGTCTTCCGCCCCAACGGCACCATCACCGCCGGTAACGCCTGCCCGCTCAACGACGGCGCGGCCGCGCTGGTCATCCTGAGCGACACGCGCGCCAAGGAGCTGGGCCTGACCCCGCTGGCTCGCGTCGTGTCCACCGGTGTGTCCGGCCTGTCCCCGGAGATCATGGGCCTGGGCCCGATCGAGGCCACCAAGCGTGCACTGGCGAACGCCGGCAAGACGATTGGCGATATCGACCTGTTCGAGATCAACGAGGCGTTCGCGGTGCAGGTGCTGGGCTCGGCTCGTGAGCTCGGTATCGACGAGGACAAGCTCAACGTCTCCGGCGGTGCCATCGCCCTGGGACACCCCTTCGGTATGACCGGTGCGCGCATCACCGCCACCCTGCTCAACAACCTGACCACCTACGACAAGACCTTCGGTGTCGAGACCATGTGTGTCGGCGGCGGCCAGGGTATGGCGATGGTCATCGAGCGCCTCGCCTAG
- a CDS encoding Bax inhibitor-1/YccA family membrane protein, which produces MRTTSNPILRSLPGKEGGGYAQFGSGAAGAGAMAAQQLRQDPYTAYPEAQAGVSRPLTIDDVVTKTGITLGVIVAVAAAAFFLISSNTGLALPFLAVGGIGGFIMVMIASFGRKQDNPAIVLSYAALEGLFVGAISFVIPASVGVGGASAGALIGQAVLGTVGVFIGMLFVYRSGAIRVTPKFQRMLLAGLVGVLVLALGNLVLGFFGIDMGLRSGGPIAIIFSLVCIGIAAFSFLVDFDAADQLVRAGAPEKAAWGIALGLAVTLVWLYVEILRLLSYFQND; this is translated from the coding sequence GTGCGAACCACCAGCAATCCCATTCTTCGGTCGCTGCCCGGAAAAGAGGGTGGCGGCTATGCGCAGTTCGGGTCGGGCGCTGCAGGTGCCGGTGCCATGGCGGCCCAGCAGCTGCGGCAGGACCCCTACACCGCGTACCCGGAGGCACAGGCCGGCGTATCCCGGCCACTGACCATCGACGATGTGGTGACCAAGACCGGTATCACCCTCGGCGTGATCGTCGCCGTCGCCGCGGCCGCGTTCTTCTTGATCAGCTCCAACACCGGGCTGGCGCTGCCGTTCCTCGCGGTCGGTGGCATCGGCGGTTTCATCATGGTGATGATCGCCAGCTTCGGGCGTAAGCAGGACAACCCGGCGATCGTGCTGAGCTACGCGGCGCTCGAGGGCCTCTTCGTGGGTGCCATTTCGTTTGTCATCCCGGCCAGCGTGGGTGTCGGAGGGGCCAGCGCGGGTGCGCTGATCGGTCAGGCAGTCCTCGGCACCGTCGGTGTGTTCATCGGCATGTTGTTCGTGTACCGCTCCGGCGCCATTCGCGTGACGCCCAAGTTCCAGCGGATGCTGCTGGCCGGCCTGGTCGGTGTGCTGGTGCTGGCGCTGGGCAACCTGGTGCTCGGCTTCTTCGGTATCGACATGGGTCTGCGCAGCGGTGGCCCGATCGCGATCATCTTCTCGCTGGTCTGCATCGGCATTGCCGCGTTCAGCTTCCTGGTCGACTTCGACGCGGCCGATCAGCTGGTGCGCGCCGGTGCGCCTGAGAAGGCCGCCTGGGGTATCGCCCTGGGGCTGGCCGTCACCCTGGTCTGGCTGTACGTCGAGATCCTGCGACTGCTGAGCTACTTCCAGAACGACTAG
- a CDS encoding cystathionine beta-synthase has product MRIAQHVSDLIGNTPLVQLNSVVPAGGAVVAAKIEYLNPGGSSKDRIAVKMIEAAEEAGLLKPGGTIVEPTSGNTGVGLALVAQRKGYHCVFVCPDKVSEDKRNVLRAYGAEVVVCPTAVPPEHPDSYYNVSDRLVREIEGAWKPDQYSNPNGPASHYETTGPEIWADTDGKITHFVAGVGTGGTITGAGRYLKEVSGGAVKVVGADPEGSVYSGGTGRPYLVEGVGEDFWPTAYDPSVVDEVIAVSDADSFEMTRRLAREEGLLVGGSCGMAVVAAIRLAEKAGPDAVIVVLLPDGGRGYLSKVFNDSWMSSYGFLRSRLDGSKSEPTVGDVLRGKSGALPDLVHTHPSETVRDAIEILREYGVSQMPVVGAEPPVMAGEVAGSVSERELLSAVFEGRAQLADAVSQHMSPPLPLVGAGEPLSTAGSMLRDTDAVMVIDEGKPVGVITRHDLLGFVSSGRGVRH; this is encoded by the coding sequence ATGCGCATTGCCCAGCATGTCTCCGATCTGATCGGTAACACCCCCCTTGTCCAGCTCAACTCGGTGGTGCCCGCGGGTGGCGCGGTTGTGGCGGCCAAGATCGAGTACCTGAATCCCGGCGGTAGCTCCAAGGACCGCATCGCCGTCAAGATGATCGAGGCGGCCGAGGAAGCGGGCCTGCTCAAGCCCGGTGGCACCATCGTCGAACCCACATCGGGCAACACCGGCGTCGGACTGGCACTGGTGGCCCAGCGCAAGGGCTATCACTGCGTGTTCGTGTGCCCCGACAAGGTCAGCGAAGACAAGCGGAATGTGTTGCGGGCCTACGGGGCCGAGGTCGTGGTGTGCCCCACGGCCGTACCACCGGAGCACCCGGACAGCTACTACAACGTTTCGGACCGTCTGGTGCGTGAGATCGAGGGCGCCTGGAAGCCCGACCAATACTCCAATCCGAACGGACCGGCCAGCCACTACGAGACCACCGGACCGGAGATCTGGGCCGACACCGACGGCAAGATCACCCATTTCGTCGCCGGAGTGGGAACCGGAGGGACCATTACCGGTGCGGGCCGATACCTCAAGGAGGTCTCGGGAGGCGCGGTGAAGGTCGTCGGTGCGGATCCGGAGGGGTCCGTGTACTCCGGAGGGACGGGCCGCCCGTACCTCGTCGAGGGTGTGGGAGAGGACTTTTGGCCCACCGCCTACGACCCGAGCGTGGTCGATGAGGTCATCGCGGTATCCGACGCCGACTCGTTCGAGATGACACGACGGCTCGCGCGCGAAGAAGGGTTGCTGGTCGGCGGATCCTGCGGCATGGCCGTGGTGGCGGCAATTCGACTGGCCGAGAAGGCCGGACCCGACGCCGTGATCGTGGTGCTGTTGCCGGACGGTGGCCGCGGGTACCTGTCCAAGGTGTTCAACGACTCCTGGATGTCCTCCTACGGCTTCCTGCGCAGCCGCCTCGACGGCAGCAAGTCCGAGCCCACCGTCGGCGATGTGTTGCGTGGAAAGTCCGGTGCGCTACCGGATTTGGTGCACACCCACCCGTCGGAGACGGTGCGCGATGCCATCGAGATCTTGCGTGAGTACGGGGTGTCGCAGATGCCTGTCGTCGGCGCCGAGCCGCCCGTCATGGCCGGCGAGGTCGCCGGGTCGGTGTCCGAAAGGGAGCTGCTGTCAGCGGTATTCGAGGGCCGGGCGCAACTGGCCGATGCCGTGTCCCAGCACATGAGTCCGCCGTTGCCACTGGTGGGTGCCGGCGAACCGCTGAGCACCGCGGGGTCCATGTTGCGCGACACCGACGCGGTGATGGTTATCGACGAGGGCAAGCCCGTCGGTGTCATTACCCGCCATGACCTGCTCGGATTCGTATCCTCCGGTAGAGGCGTGCGGCACTGA
- a CDS encoding SGNH/GDSL hydrolase family protein, which produces MSILATRRRTIWAALSTGAAGAAMGTGLWGAYSFLNAQARQVRLVIPKTHDAPPVADGIYVQGGGPVTRYSRGVEFDLHLAIFGDSTATGYGCHVPDEVPGVLLARGLAEESGKRIRLSTKAISGATSKGLAAQIDAMSIIGPPPDLAVIMIGANDVTSLNAVRASAQRLGDAIRRLRTAGSAVVVGTCPDFGVITAIPQPLRAVVRSRGLRLAHFQAAAVRASGGVPVPLADLLSPEFLQAPEEMFADDHYHPSAAGYALAARLLLPAVAHALGEWTGGPIPDLPWVSAAAESQTMSARIRVLGRIWRRSAAELGVAVNQHSEPEAVNV; this is translated from the coding sequence GTGAGCATCCTCGCCACACGCAGACGGACGATCTGGGCAGCCCTGAGCACCGGGGCCGCGGGCGCGGCGATGGGTACCGGGCTCTGGGGGGCGTACAGCTTCCTGAACGCGCAGGCCAGGCAGGTTCGCCTGGTGATCCCGAAGACTCACGACGCTCCCCCGGTTGCGGACGGCATTTACGTACAGGGCGGCGGCCCGGTGACCAGGTACAGCCGGGGCGTGGAATTCGACCTGCACCTGGCGATTTTCGGAGACTCCACCGCCACCGGATACGGCTGCCACGTCCCCGACGAGGTACCGGGAGTGCTGCTGGCCCGCGGTTTGGCCGAAGAGTCCGGGAAGCGAATCCGGCTGTCCACCAAGGCGATATCGGGCGCAACGTCCAAGGGGCTGGCCGCCCAGATCGACGCCATGTCGATCATCGGCCCGCCGCCGGATCTCGCCGTGATCATGATCGGCGCGAACGACGTGACCTCGCTCAACGCGGTGCGCGCCTCCGCGCAGCGACTGGGCGACGCGATCCGGCGACTGCGCACGGCCGGCTCGGCCGTGGTGGTGGGCACCTGCCCCGATTTCGGGGTGATCACCGCCATACCGCAGCCGTTGCGCGCGGTGGTGCGCTCTCGCGGGCTACGCCTGGCCCATTTCCAGGCGGCAGCGGTGCGAGCCTCCGGCGGGGTGCCGGTTCCGCTTGCCGATCTGCTGTCACCGGAGTTTCTGCAGGCACCGGAAGAGATGTTCGCCGACGACCACTACCACCCCTCGGCAGCCGGATATGCACTGGCAGCACGCCTACTGCTACCGGCTGTCGCGCACGCCCTCGGCGAGTGGACGGGCGGCCCCATCCCCGATTTGCCCTGGGTGTCCGCTGCCGCGGAATCGCAGACCATGAGTGCCCGGATACGCGTTCTGGGACGGATCTGGCGGCGCAGCGCCGCGGAGCTCGGGGTGGCGGTCAACCAGCATTCCGAACCGGAAGCGGTAAACGTCTGA
- a CDS encoding alpha/beta hydrolase, which yields MTAPKRAPEYGPAGSMGSSLNTLVRAFPMSDGAAAEVIEDAASLAARVLGFGVRMTVRTVLQIGSHAPTLPYPFGLLEELGRFLVPPRGTVKATVTLPNTNARLIRAQGVGPVDGTGRVVLYLHGGAFIVGGPNTHSALVSTISQHADAPCLLVDYRMPPKASLDQAVDDCLDGYRWLRGQGYAPEQIVFAGDSAGGFLSVAVAQRLLAEDGEVPAALALISPLIELDPAPKVAHENAKTDVMLPPNCFEALQKILTKAGGGVPPQEIIDKVDGRMPQTLVHCSGSEVLLYDARLLGQRLAEQGVPVEIKVWPGQMHVFQVATKVVPEAKRSLAQIGQYIRDAVPETSSAEFVAPAAV from the coding sequence ATGACCGCACCGAAGCGCGCCCCCGAATACGGGCCTGCAGGGTCGATGGGATCTTCCCTGAACACGCTGGTACGCGCCTTTCCGATGAGCGATGGCGCCGCAGCCGAAGTGATCGAGGACGCGGCCAGTCTGGCCGCACGAGTCCTCGGATTCGGTGTCCGAATGACGGTGCGCACGGTGCTGCAGATCGGCAGCCACGCCCCTACGCTCCCGTACCCGTTTGGGCTGCTCGAAGAGCTGGGCCGCTTCCTGGTTCCCCCGCGCGGCACGGTCAAGGCGACGGTGACGCTGCCGAACACCAATGCGCGGTTGATTCGCGCCCAGGGTGTCGGTCCGGTGGACGGCACCGGACGCGTGGTCTTGTACCTGCACGGCGGCGCCTTCATCGTGGGCGGTCCAAACACCCACAGCGCCTTGGTGTCCACCATCTCCCAGCACGCGGACGCACCGTGTCTGCTGGTCGACTACCGGATGCCGCCCAAGGCCTCCCTGGACCAGGCGGTCGACGACTGCCTGGACGGGTACCGCTGGCTGCGCGGGCAGGGCTACGCGCCGGAACAGATCGTATTCGCGGGCGATTCTGCCGGCGGTTTTCTCTCGGTGGCGGTGGCCCAGCGGCTGCTCGCAGAGGACGGTGAGGTCCCGGCCGCGCTGGCCCTCATCTCGCCACTGATCGAGCTGGATCCGGCGCCCAAGGTCGCGCATGAGAACGCCAAGACCGATGTCATGCTGCCGCCCAACTGTTTTGAGGCGCTGCAGAAGATCCTTACCAAGGCCGGAGGTGGCGTTCCGCCCCAGGAGATCATCGACAAGGTCGACGGCCGGATGCCGCAGACTCTGGTGCATTGCTCCGGCTCGGAGGTGCTGTTGTACGACGCGCGCCTGCTGGGGCAGCGCCTCGCCGAGCAGGGTGTGCCGGTGGAGATCAAGGTCTGGCCCGGTCAGATGCACGTCTTCCAGGTGGCGACCAAGGTCGTGCCCGAGGCCAAGAGGTCCCTGGCGCAGATCGGCCAGTACATCCGCGACGCCGTGCCCGAGACTTCCTCGGCCGAGTTCGTCGCACCCGCGGCGGTTTGA